CCGGGGGCAGCGGCCGCCGCATCGCCGGTCGTGCCGGGACGGCGTTCGGGTCGGTGGTCTCGTCGGCAGTGGTCATGCGCAGTCCGGTTCCCGGGCGGCGTGCGCCGCCCGTGACGAGGGAGGTTCAGGTGGGTGCCGCGGGTCAGCGGGTGGGTGCGAGCAGCAGGCCGGTGAGGCTGTCGGTCAAGGCGACGCCGACCAGGTCCCAGTCCGCGGGTGCGCCGGTCTCGGCGGCGGCGCGCTCCTGCTCGGCGCAGGTGTGCAGGACCGCGAGCCGGGCCGTTTCCCGGCGGATCGCGGCGATCTTCGGCGGCAGCTCGGGCTTGTGCGCGGCCAGCGCCTCGTCGACCGTGCGCAGCAGCGGTTCCATCTCGGGCGCCCGCATCGGGTTGTCGCGCAGCACCGGGTCGGTGGCCAGTTGCGCGGTGAACCGCGCGCACCAGCTCGGATTGCCCAGGCCCGCCAGGTGCTCGACGTAGGGCAGCACCAGGCAGGCCACGTGATCGCGCGGGTCGTCGGAGCCGCTCGCCGCCTCGATCAGTTCCCCGGTGCGCCGGGTGATCGGTTCGCTGTGGGTGTCGCTGAGGGCGCGCAGCAGGTCCTCGCGGGTGCCGACGTGGTAGGCCAGCGCGGAGTTGTTGGCCTGCCCGGCGGCTTCGACGATCTGCCGGTTGGACACCTCGGAGAGCCCGCGCTCGGCGAACAGCCGTTCTGCGGTGCGCAGCAGCAGCTCCCGCGTGGCGTCGGCCTGCTCGCGCCGGACGCCGGCTGCTCGACCGGGCCTGTTCCGCACCGTTTCCGCGTCCACGACGGTCATCGTCTCACCACCGCGGCGGGCTTCCGCCGAGCCCACCGGCGCGCGGCGGCGCGGGTGTCCTCGTCCGTCATCGATCTCCTCCATTAAGAAACCCATCTGACTTAAATGCTAGCGTAGCTTTAAGTCGGCTGCCTGCACAACGCGGCGGTGGACGTGAGCGGACCCAGCACCGGAGGAGGAGCCGTGCGGATCGAGATCGACGAGGACAGGTGCATCGGAGCGGGCCAGTGCGTGCTGGCCGCCGGGGACGTGTTCGACCAGCGCGACGAGGACGGCGTCGTGGTGCTGCTCGACGACTCCCCCGCCCCGGAGCGGCACGAGGGAGCCCGCCAAGCCGCGGCGCTGTGCCCGGCGGCGGCCATCGCGATCCAAGAGGACTGAAGGAATCCACTGAGGACGGAAATCAGTCCTCAGTGGATTCGAGTCGCGCCGCCGGGATCACCCGACGGCGCGGCGCCGAACTAGCCCGAGGTCTCCTCGTCGAGCCAGGACAGGTACGCGGGGTTCCCGCCGACGATCGGGGTGGCGATGACCTCGGGGACCTCGTAGGTGTGGTGCGCCCCGATGTGCGCGATCAGCGCGTCGAGCCGGGACGCCGGGGTCTTGACCTGCAACTGCCACTCGGGGTCGTCCTGCACCGCCCCGTCCCAGCGGTAGAAGCTGCGGATCGGCACCACCTGCACGCAGGCCCCGGCCCGCGCCTCGACGATGCCGCGGGCCAGTTCCGCCGCCGCCGCTTCGGAATCCGTGGTCGTCACGACCTGCACGTAGTCAGCCATGCCCCGAGGCTATCGCCGACGCCCGACCGTTCCGGCGCGAGCGCGACGGCTCAACCCGACAGGCCCAGCCGCAGGTGCTCGATGTGGTAGACGGCTTCGTCGAGCAGCTGGGCGACGTGGTCGTCGTAGAGGCTGTAGACGACGCTGCGGCCGGTGCGACTGCCGCTGACCAGGCCCAGCGAGCGCAGCAACCGCAGCTGGTGGGACACCGCCGACGCCTCCATGCCGACGGCCGCGGCGAGCTCGCCGACGGGCCGCGCGCCTTGGCGCAGTTCGCTGAGGATCAGCAGCCGGGACGGCGTGGCCAGCGCTTGCAGGGTCTCGGCCACCGAAGACGCCGAGACCGCGTCCAGCTTGGCGGCGGGCGCGACGCCCTCGACTCCATGACCCATGCGCGCAGTGTAGCCACGACCCCACCTGAACACCTGCACATCTGAACAGTCATTCATGTATCTTGTGTGGCGCCGCACCCCCGTTCCCGAGGAACCGCGATGACCACGCTCACCGACCGCCCCGCACCCGCCGGACGGGCCGCACCGCGCCGCCGAGGCCTGCTCGCCCTGCCCGAGAGCCGGTGGGCCGGGGCCGCGCTGCTGGCGTTCCTGCTCGGACTCGCGGTCGACCTCGGCGGCGGACCTGCCTGGACCTCCTGGGCGCTCTACCTGCTCTGCTACGCCACCGGCGGCTGGGAACCGGCCTGGGCGGGGCTGCGGGCGCTGCGCGAACGCACGCTGGACGTGGACCTGCTGATGATCGTCGCGGCGATCGGGGCCGCGAGCATCGGCCAGGTGCGCGACGGCGGGCTGCTCATCGTCATCTTCGCGACCTCCGGGGCGCTGGAGGCCTACGCCACCGCGCGCACCGAGGACTCCGTGCGCGGCCTGCTGGACCTCGCCCCGGAGACCGCGGTGCGGGTGCGCGACGGCGCGGAGCGGACCGTGCCCGCCGCCGACCTGGTCGTCGGCGACGAGATCCTGGTGCGCCCCGGCGAACGCGTCGGCGCCGACGGCGAAGTGCTCGACGGCCGCACCGAGATCGACGAGGCCACGATCACCGGTGAGCCGATACCCGCCGCG
This window of the Saccharopolyspora gloriosae genome carries:
- the cutA gene encoding divalent-cation tolerance protein CutA, coding for MADYVQVVTTTDSEAAAAELARGIVEARAGACVQVVPIRSFYRWDGAVQDDPEWQLQVKTPASRLDALIAHIGAHHTYEVPEVIATPIVGGNPAYLSWLDEETSG
- a CDS encoding ArsR/SmtB family transcription factor; this encodes MGHGVEGVAPAAKLDAVSASSVAETLQALATPSRLLILSELRQGARPVGELAAAVGMEASAVSHQLRLLRSLGLVSGSRTGRSVVYSLYDDHVAQLLDEAVYHIEHLRLGLSG
- a CDS encoding 4Fe-4S domain-containing protein, whose translation is MRIEIDEDRCIGAGQCVLAAGDVFDQRDEDGVVVLLDDSPAPERHEGARQAAALCPAAAIAIQED
- a CDS encoding TetR/AcrR family transcriptional regulator, with translation MEEIDDGRGHPRRRAPVGSAEARRGGETMTVVDAETVRNRPGRAAGVRREQADATRELLLRTAERLFAERGLSEVSNRQIVEAAGQANNSALAYHVGTREDLLRALSDTHSEPITRRTGELIEAASGSDDPRDHVACLVLPYVEHLAGLGNPSWCARFTAQLATDPVLRDNPMRAPEMEPLLRTVDEALAAHKPELPPKIAAIRRETARLAVLHTCAEQERAAAETGAPADWDLVGVALTDSLTGLLLAPTR